gggtaatttctataacatcatcggaattctcgtcggaatccgattcatcggagaattggtaatcctcccaatattttgcttccttggcggaaacaccattgaccataattaactttggtcggttggttgaggattttcttttacttaaccgttttattatttcccccaccggttctatttcttcatccggttccgattcttcttccggttccgattcttcttccggttccgactcttcttccggttcctcttcgggaacttgtgaatcagtccacaaatcattccaatttacatttgactcttcattattattaggtgagtcaatgggacttgttctagaggtagacatctatcacataatatcaaacacgttaagagattaatatatcacataatattcatatgttaaaaatatatagtttccaacaaaaatgttaagcaatcatttttaaagaaaacacggtcgaagtccagactcactaatgcatcctaacaaactcgataagacacactaatgcaaattttctggttctctaagaccaacgctcggataccaactgaaatgtcccgttcttattgattaaaaacgttccatattaattgatttcattgcgaggttttgacctctatatgagacgtttttcaaagactgcattcatttttaaacaaaccataacctttatttcatcaataaaggtttaaaaagctttacgtagattatcaaataatgataatctaaaatattctgtttacacacgaccattacataatggtttacaatacaaatatgttacaacaaaataagtttcttgaatgcagtttttacacaatatcatacaagcatggactccaaatcttgtccttatttaagtatgcgacagcggaagctcttaataatcacctgagaataaacatgcttaaaacgtcaacaaaaatgttggtgagttataggtttaacctatatatatcaaatcgtaacaatagaccacaagatttcatatttcaatacacatcccatacatagagataaaaaatcattcatatggtgaacacctggtaaccgacaataacaagatgcatatataagaatatccccatcattccgggacacccttcggatatgatataaatttcgaagtactaaagcatccggtactttggatggggtttgttaggcccaatagatctatctttaggattcgcgtcaattagggtgtctgttccctaattcttagattaccagacttaataaaaaggggcatattcgatttcgataattcaaccatagaatgtagtttcacgtacttgtgtctattttgtaaatcatttataaaacctgcatgtattctcatcccaaaaatattagattttaaaagtgggactataactcactttcacagatttttacttcgtcgggaagtaagacttggccactggttgattcacgaacctataacaatatatacatatatatcaaagtatgttcaaaatatatttacaacacttttaatatattttgatgttttaagtttattaagtcagctgtcctcgttagtaacctacaactagttgtccacagttagatgtacagaaataaatcgataaatattatcttgaatcaatccacgacccagtgtatacgtatctcagtattgatcacaactcaaactatatatattttggaatcaacctcaaccctgtatagctaactccaacattcacatatagagtgtctatggttgttccgaaatatatatagatgtgtcgacatgataggtcgaaacattgtatacgtgtctatggtatctcaagattacataatatataatacaagttgattaagttatggttggaatagatttgttaccaattttcacgtagctaaaatgagaaaaattatccaatcttgttttacccataacttcttcattttaaatccgttttgagtgaatcaaattgctatggtttcatattgaactctattttatgaatctaaacaaaaaaagtataggtttctagtcggaaaaataagttacaagtcgtttttgtaaaggtagtcatttcagtcgaaagaacgacgtctagatgaccattttagaaaacatacttccactttgagtttaaccataatttttggatatagtttcatgttcataataaaaatcattttctcagaataacaacttttaaatcaaagtttatcatagtttttaattaactaacccaaaacagcccgcggtgttactacgacggcgtaaatccggttttacggtgtttttcgtgtttccaggttttaaatcattaagttagcatatcatatagatatagaacatgtgtttagttgattttaaaagtcaagttagaaggattaacttttgtttgcgaacaagtttagaattaactaaactatgttctagtgattacaagtttaaaccttcgaataagatagctttatatgtatgaatcgaatgatgttatgaacatcattactaccttaagttccttggatgaacctactggaaaagagaaaaatggatctagcttcaatggatccttggatggctcaaagttcttgaagcaaaatcatgacacgaaaacaagttcaagtaagatcatcacttgaaataagattgttatagttatagaaattgaaccaaagtttgaatatgattattaccttgtattagaatgataacctactgtaagaaacaaagatttcttgaggttggatgatcaccttacaagattggaagtgagctagcaaacttgaaagtattcttgattttatgaaactagaacttttggaatttatgaagaacacttagaacttgaagatagaacttgagagagtttaattagatgaagaaaattgaagaatgaaagtgtttgtaggtgtttttggtcgttggtgtatggattagatataaaggatatgtaattttgttttcatgtaaataagtcatgaatgattactcatatttttgtaatcttatgagatatttcatgctagttgccaaatgatggttcccacatgtgttaggtgactcacatgggctgctaagagctgatcattggagtgtatataccaatagtacatacatctaaaagctgtgtattgtacgagtacgaatacgggtgcatacgagtagaattgttgatgaaactgaacgagaatgtaattgtaagcatttttgttaagtagaagtattttgataagtgtattgaagtctttcaaaagtgtataaatacatattaaaacactacatgtatatacattttaactgagtcgttaagtcatcgttagtcgttacatgtaagtgttgttttgaaacctttaggttaacgatcttgttaaatgttgttaacccaatgtttataatatcaaaagagattttaaattattatattatcatgatattatgatgtacgaatatctcttaatatgatatatatacattaaatgtcgttacaacgataaacgttacatatatgtctcgtttcaaaatcattaagttagtagtcttgtttttacatatgtagttcattgttaatataattaacgatatgtttacttatcataatatcatgttaactatatatataaccatatatatgtcatcatatagtttttttttttacaagttttaacgttcgtgaatcaccggtcaacttgggtggtcaattgtctatatgaaacctatttcaattaatcaagtcttaacaagtttgattgcttaacatgttggaaacatttaatcatgtaaacatcaatctcaattaatatatataaacatggaaaagttcgggtcactacaagtcatgccacccttcttaggcacgcattgaactgggcttacccatgaactatcagagattggataaattaaacctgcatctaccagtttaattatttcttttttaacaacatcttgcatattcggatttagtcttcgttggcgttgcacatacgttttatgaccttcttccataaggattttatgtgtgcaatacgaaggacttattcctttaatatcatgaatcttccatgcaatggctgttttatgagctttcaacacagaaatgagttgagatttttcattttcagtaagagaagacgatattattacaggtaattcagattcaccatttaaataagcgtattccaaatggtttggaagtggctttaactctaattttggaggtttttctattgatgatttatatcgatatctgtcttcttcttttagcatttgaattttttctgttgttggttcatatccattagctataagtgtagctaatatttcagcttcatcaattgtttcattaccttctcctaaagaacattctcctgttccttgtaattctggaaattcttctaacaattctgcatgtgagtctatagtttgaatataataacatgtatcatctgcagattgggttgttgcattgctctatcaactgaaaaggtaacactctcatcctctatacttagggtcagtttcttaccaaacacgtctatcattgctttagccgtgtttaagaatggtcttcctaatatgagaggaacttgagaatcttcttccatgtccagaacaacaaaatctactagaaatactaaagtaccaactttaactagcatgttctccattatccctctaggatattttattgatcgatcggctagttgtatacttattcttgttggtttcaattctccaaggtctagtttagcgtatagtgaatacggcattagatttatactagcaccgaagtctgctaatgcttctattgaactaagactaccaagaaaacatggaattgtaaaacttcctggatcagataatttttctggtatcttattcaacagcactgctgaacaattagcgttcatagtaacagccgagagttcttccattttctttctattcgagattagatctttcaagaatttagcatatctaggcattcctgaaatcacatcaatgaaaggaagatttacatttatctgtttaaacatatccaagaatttggattgctcggcttcaagtttctctttcttcattttactcgggtaaggaagtggtggttggtatggtttaacataaggtttagccttaactgtgttatcttcattaaccttttcaactaccggttctttttccttatcttgttcaggttgtggttcttgtggagtaggaatagcttcatcagaagttacaggtatttcaggtggtttaagtgttgtaccacttcttgtggtaatagctttagctgtttcattccgggggttagcatttgtatcactaggtaaactttccggttttctttcacctattaaccttgctaggttacttacttcttgttccaagttttgaatagaagcttgttgatttctaatgcttgagcattttgttcattagtttgtttttgagatgtgaaaaactgcgtttgagttttaacttcgtcatcatatcttctaaatttggctttttatcatcggtttgttgtggtggtttgttttgaaaattaggtctttgctgattgtaagtattattggatacttgttgattgctaggaccttgttggttgttgtatggaatatttcggttacagttctggttttgattgtaaatcggtcttggcggttgataattatttccaggcctttggtttatgtatgaaatattctctctttgttccattgttagttcaatactgagacaatcttttgtcaaatgtggtcctccacactgctcacaactaattcgtattgagtgtatatctttagtcatcttttccattcgtctctcgacagcatctatctttgcggaaatggaatctaagtcatggctagaatcggctctagctgctttagatgatctaacgatatctttttcttggtaccactcatgtgagtgggaagcagtgttatcaataattttgtaagcatcagtttctgttttcttcataatagaaccaccagctgctatatcgatgtctttccttgtagtgatgtcgcatccttggtagaatatttgtactatttgacaggtatctaaaccatgttgcggacatcctcttaataactttccaaatcttgtccacgcctcatatagagtttcattcggtttctgtgtgaacgtaacaatttctccttgaagtcttacggctttagatgccggaaagaattgtttaagaaatttttcaactaaaacgtcccatgtatcaatcgccccttcaggtaacgattccaaccaatctttggcttctccctttaaagtccagggaaataacatgagatatatctgttcatcctccacttctcggattttaaatagagtgcagatcctattaaaggtacgaagatgtttatttggatcttccttcggcgcaccactaaattggcattgattagtcaccatgtgtagaatttgtcctttgatttcgtaatctggcgcattaatgtctggatgagtaattgcgtgaccttggccagtgcgtttagctctcattcggtcttccatacttaaaggttccagattctccataattgaatttgttgaatctgaatcactagaggattctaatttaatggttcgttccttaacaatctctgtttgaatgattggtggttccggaggaaagtttagtggttcaggatctatgaatcgtccctgaatattctccggattctcaattgtgaggtcgggttcaaaaaatagattatcggaaatttgaactggagtacttggtcgactggatgacgattctaaagaaaaatcaacggcgataatatttgctaaatgtcttgatctagttacaggtggtgaacgtacaaaaggtggtgaacgtcttgctcggtgcattcactgattatcctattagtttttaaaaaggaaagaaaaattatataagttattcaattaatagacttttctgattttgcccacgtttcgaatagccaaaagatgcagcagaggggcaggattcgtttggtctcaatataattgaggactgtttggctccaataacccggtccacgtacaaatccaactattactacgaaccagaaaattttgatgtctatcaatttaaccacttaaaataaatttttgtaattttaagaaatttagataagaagtagaataaaaaaaatctatgtcctaaaaattagaatagcgagaaataagaaagaaaaagagcgtgtcggaaaaagatcgaaaaataaaaataagaaagaaaaagagtgacttatagaacttaaaaacactcgactaacccaaccttattactatcactaacttaaaattataatcgcaaattgagattactaattggaatgataattgatacataggtaaaaggcgtctaaaaatattaaagcttacaagtaaaactatatcccaaatggcaataacttaaaaagaaactaaaacttaaaaaggcgtcgcaaaattctaaagcaccgaaatcttagtctaaagaaaaagcacttaagggattttacggcaaagtctaaaaatctataaataaaaatataacttatggcaaaaactaattttaaaactaaaaactagcgaaaaaatacaaatattacgctaaaacaattaaaaagggacaaaatataaaaatatacaaaaagttgtaaaaattacaatttttataaaaatattatttttatattatttaatttataaaactattaattttataaactaattaaactaattaaaatttaaaatacaatttattttaaaaatttaaaactaattataataataattaagtaattagggttaataataataataaataataattacaccgtaataaatgttgttagggtttctgtgtggcccgtgtcagacggctccgcgagttgcggtgctcgaagctggaaactccgcgagtcgcggggtatcaAATTTTAGATCAGGagctttcgtttgacaggtttatattttattttattttttttatttttctgtttaaattttctattttaataaatatataaaatatttatataaattaaataaaaacttatgttttaaaaactaaaataaaaatagaaatactttataatttaaaaaaaatcttaaaaatagatttatatatatatattttttcggtttttaatttttttaattttttaaattttaaaaagtatatattttacaaaaactaattaaaacttaataagaaatttttttttttatattagcgttgcgcttccggcttttaagctagatgttccccggcagcggcgccaaaaatacttgatgttatgcgaggtgtatataaaatagctattaaattttacaaggaaatactattaaatacgatacaattttacacaagatatttatttatttagagaatggatatacttaaaccttgctacaacacttataggcagtgtacctaatcgtacagtagtgtagtttttagtaagtccggttcgttccacagggaaaatcttttaatcaaagcttaacgctatattagtttaattttataaaaatacaaatatatatatataagtaatattattattataaagggtggtttttaccgtttaatgaccggtttgtcgattttaaaactttagtcgcagttaaaacaaaatgtaaaatattaaataaataaaagacttaatgtaaagcataaagtaaataacgataatgaaattgcgaataataaaagtgcgataaaataagcttgcgataattaaaaagtacgataattaaaagtgcaattaaatacaataacaataaaaatgcgataattagaagtgcaattaaatataaaataaaggaaattaaatatgaaataaaataattatgcttatttaaacttccgtaatcatgatgtttgacgtgttgattttagttttatgcccatgggttaattgtcctttgtcctggattatttaatatatccgtctggttttgtccataacagtctatcaatcataaatataaagtgcgagtgtcctcgtcaaattatccttatacccgaagttaaatattccaactaattggggacttaaactgtaacaagattttaatactttgtttaataattacaccaggatgtcgactgagtgtaacccaagattttaatactttgttaacaattatgccaagtgtccttgtgcataatttcacccctattttaataattctagtggctattaatccattctcgtgtccggttaaatgaacgattattcgtacatataaataccccgcccatcgtgtccgattgagtgtatatggttatttatagggacgttcaattgtaaatctttatattaaaattaacaaactatcatttagttaaacaaatataaagtccattaatagcccatagtctaatttctacaagtgtcgttcttttgttcaaaccccaattatggtacaaagcccaattacccaattttagtaattagcccaacatcatgattacttcgttttaaataagcataataataacttagctacgagacattaaattaaaaaggttgaacataacttacaatgattaaaaatagcatagcgttacacggacagaatttcgacttacacccttacaatattcgctaacatacccttattattaggatttaaaattaaaattaaaattaaaatataaattatatatatatatatatttacgtatagatagatggatggatatatattgatatataaaatgatcagaattcgtttgcttttatagggaattgagttcagggggtctccgcgactcgcggccttttctgccttcaaacttcgcgagtcgcggagtttgaaattccagctcaccaactttggagtctttcttgccgacggatttttattatttatataatatataaataattataagaattatttaaatattatattatatttatgtgcatagttgacttgtaatttttagtccgttacgtcgagcgttgagagttgattctggtcccggttccggattttcgaacgtccttgcgtacaatttaatatcttgtactttgcgttttgaatcttgtactcttgtaattttgagacgtttcttatcaataattggaacctctttgattgtattttgtacttttgagctttttggtcgtttgcgtcttcaattcgccgaatctgtcttttgtcttcaccatttaatatttaaacgaatatcacttgcaaatagaacaattgcaactaaaagcttgtctttcttggggaataatgctatgaaatatatgttcgtttttagcattatcaccaagcATGGCTAGATGAACATCAAGTAAACAAAAGAAAGAACATACAATCATCATAGTCATAACTTAATGAGAAATGTACCAAAACAAGTGATGATTACAATGAAATGAAGTAAATAACAAAGAGCTTCACTAGTCTAACAATAATCTTGAGCTAGCACCTCCAAATTGATCTTTGATCTTCAATGGATGATGAAATAGGTTGAAAGTATGTGAAAATTGAACCTAGAGCTGCTCTCCTCACCAAACCCTTATCTCTTTCTATTTATACTTGGTGATAATTTTGACCCAAATCAGCGTCGGTGCGCCGCACCTTAGCTACAGACAGGTGCGCTGCACCCTTAAGTGGTGCACCGCACCAATGCACGTGTTCTTCAGGGTTCAAGCCCTGTCCACCTTTTGAGTCCATTTTAGTTATGGGGTGCGCCGTACCAGTGGTTTGATGAGCCGCACCATTTGGCTGGGAGGAGATTCTCTTTGTTTCTTCATCTTGGCTCATGATCTATGCTTAATTTTGTTCAATTTTACACCATTTTAAGAATTCTAGCATGATCTAGCCATTAATACCGAGTGTAAACCGGAGGATATTGAGAGGAAAAATATGGATGATTCGAGCAATATCATACACAATCAAAAATGAGGCACTTAAATATTTCGAGACACTTTTCAAATTCAAAAAATGAAAAGGAAGTTGCCCCTTCGAAAACGAACCACATCCCTCCTATATATCTCAAGCGGATAATCTTATCCTTGAAGCCCGATTTTCTGAAAATGAAGTGTGGGATGCACTACAAGACTGCGATAGCTCAAAGGCTCCCGGTCCTGACGGCTTCAACATGAAATTCTTCAATAAATATTGGTGGTTGATTAAAGAGGATCTTATTAAATCCCTAGATTGGTTTTAGCTCAACTCTGAAATATCTAAGGGTTGTAATGCCTCTTTTTTCATGCTAATTCCTAAGAAACCCAACCCAATCGGATTTAACGAATATCGCCCAATATGTTTAATCGGAAGTTATTATAAAATCCTCACCAAGATATTATCCAATCGCCTCTCAAAAATTATTCACAAAATAATCGGTATTGAACAAACTGCTTTCTTGAAAGGTAGAAACATCCTCGATAGTGTCTTAATTGCAAATGAAATAATCGAGGAACTCAAAAGGAAAAAAAACAAAAAGGCCTCATATTCAAAGTGAACTTCAAAAATGCATTTGATTGCATCGAATGGTATTTCCTTTTCGACACCATGAAGTGTATGGGATTCGGTCTTAAATGGATCAACTTTATCCGAGCTTGCCTCTCCTCATCTTCCATCTCCATACTCATTGATGGACCCTCGACCATGGAATTCTCCCCAGGTAGGGCCATCCATCAAGGAGATCCAATTTCTCGCTTCCTCTTCATCATAGCAGCTGAAGGTCTCAACATCCTCACAAAGCGTGCAATTGTAAACGACCAATTTCATTTTATTTGCATCGGCCATGACAAGATTGTGGTGTCTCATCTCCAATATGCAGATGACACAATATTCTTTGGAGAATGGAGTAAAAGTAATGCAAAAAATGTCTCTAAATCACTAAATTTTTCTAAAATATATTCGgtctaaaagtaaatcttaaaaaagCAACTTATATGGGATCAGGGTTTCAAAAAATGACGTAGAGGAAATGGCTAACTATACTGATTGCTCGGCCAGCTCAACTCCCTTCACTTAGCTTGGACTACCCATCGGTCTCCCTTCCACAAAAGCATCCTCTTGGCAACCAATCATTGAAAAATTCGATAAACGACTCTCGGATTGGAAAGCAAAATCCATTTCAAACGGCGGATGACTAACTTTAATTAAATCCGTTCTCACCAGTATCCCTTTATACTATTTTTCCTTGTTCCATGCACCCATTAAAATAATTAACACACTTGAAACAAAAAGAAGAAAATTTTTCTGGGTCGATTCGGATGCGGACAAAAAAATCAATTGGATCAAATAGGAACATATTCTCTTACCATATGATAAAGGTGGGTTGAACATCATGTCTTTAAATTGCAAAAACATATCCCTACTATGTAAGTGGTGGTGGAgattttttaacaaaaaaaaatgcACTATGGGTTAAAATTATATCGAGAATATACGGGGAGGGGGGTTGTACTAACGTTTTTCTAGAAATGTTTCAGGTTGCACAATTTGGAATTAAATCATCAAAGCAGGATAAATTACGGACAACTTCGGAGCTAACATCACCAACTCGATAATCTAAAACATCGGAAATGGTAACAACACCAAATTTTGGCATGATAACTGGTGCGGAACAGAAAAATTTTGTACTCAATTTCGAAGAGTTTTCATGCTTGAAACCAACAAAAATGTTTCGATAGCGGAACGCCTCACAACAAACAACTCGATAACAACCGGCTCATGGAATTGGTCCCGAACACCTAATGGCCGCGTCCTCAATGAACTAACATAAATTAAATAATCTTTTAGCATCCATCAGCCTCTCCGACAAACCCGACACTTGGAAATGGTCCTTAGATCAATCCGGCATCTTCACAACAAAAGCTTTAGCATCCATACTTGACAACTTAAAACTTGACAACTTAAAACTTGACAACCCGTCCACCACTATGAAGACACCAAGAAACAAACAAATACCTTAAAAAATTAACATTTTCATTTGGAGGTCTTTAGCAAATGACCAATCATTCACTACATTTTCATTTCCAAGGTCTTTAGCAAAAAAGATTGGTGTGTTGCCACAATCCTCTCCTATTTCAAAACACAATCATTTGCTTGGATATCCAAAAGATATAAGAAATCAACAATTGAGTGGCACCAATGGTTCATCAACCCCTCCTACTACACCTCCTTGAATCAACAAAGAACAGGCATTGGGTAACTCGAAAGCAAAATCCATCCTTGGCCCATTCATGTCTTGGGTCTCCATT
This genomic stretch from Rutidosis leptorrhynchoides isolate AG116_Rl617_1_P2 chromosome 11, CSIRO_AGI_Rlap_v1, whole genome shotgun sequence harbors:
- the LOC139875002 gene encoding uncharacterized protein yields the protein MKCMGFGLKWINFIRACLSSSSISILIDGPSTMEFSPGRAIHQGDPISRFLFIIAAEGLNILTKRAIVNDQFHFICIGHDKIVVSHLQYADDTIFFGEWSKSNAKNRKWLTILIARPAQLPSLSLDYPSVSLPQKHPLGNQSLKNSINDSRIGKQNPFQTADD